The bacterium nucleotide sequence CTGCGGTAAGGTGTACACATCAACCACCCACCCCACCAAGGGCGCCATCAGTGCGTAAAATATATGCTCAATAAAACCCTTTACAGAAAATGTGGTTGCCCGAACACTCGAATCGGTTTCTTTGTGGATATAATCGGAAATTACGACAGACGAAAAACCGTCGACAAATTGCATAATAAAGGCAATAACAAAACCAAAGATAAAAACAATCTTTCCCATTAATAAATAACAAAGACTGGTAAGCACAAACAATGACACTAATGAAGCTTTCCGACCCAATTTCTCTTCAATCACATGTGAATACTTAGCGCTAACGGCACTAATCAAGTTAAAAGCGGCAAATACCAAACCGAAGTAGACGATTTTGAGACCAGACAATTCAAAGTAGGGCTGATACAGCCAATAAGCAACACCAGTAGCACTGGTAATAACAGCAGAATAACAAATTAGCCATCGTATTTCTTTATTATGAAAAATTGCCTCTTTAATCAATCCCATTGAATTAAATATGGAATTTTTAGGCGTCAAATTGCGATTAAGTTTGGGCTCATAAAAAGAAAGTGAAACAAGGACCAACAACAGATAGAATGGAATCATTGCAAAAAACGGGTAGCGTAAATTAAGACCCCCCAACAAACCGCCAACAATACTGGCCACAGCGACTCCTGCAGAATAAAAGAAAATTGCGTTACCCCAAATTTTTTTATAGGAATGTTCTCTTCCTAACGCTTTTAAATTGTCATACATGAAAGCGGAATCAGCGCCCGAGATAAATGCACCAGCCAGAGCCCAAGATAAAACTGCAAAAAGAAAATAGTAAAAATTATTTCCAAACGCATATAGTGTCATCGCTAAAGTTGCGAAAATACCCGTCATTAACAAGGACTTTTTTCTGCCAATAACATCGGCAAAATGGCCGGTAGGGATTTCCGCGAATATCCAAACAACAGAACTGATTGATTGCAAAATCATTATCTGAGTTAGTTTCAGGCCATTATTTTGATAAAACAAAACAATAATCGGGGTATAGAACATCATGCTATACAAAATTTCGTATAGATAAAATTTCCAAATATTATTTTCTAATTTCTTTTGATCAATTTCCATGATGGAGTAAATAATCTAACACAAATTTTTAACACCCAAATTGCGTAGTCCTAAAGCGACTTTTTCATTTTCTTAAAAGCTTC carries:
- a CDS encoding MFS transporter, with amino-acid sequence MEIDQKKLENNIWKFYLYEILYSMMFYTPIIVLFYQNNGLKLTQIMILQSISSVVWIFAEIPTGHFADVIGRKKSLLMTGIFATLAMTLYAFGNNFYYFLFAVLSWALAGAFISGADSAFMYDNLKALGREHSYKKIWGNAIFFYSAGVAVASIVGGLLGGLNLRYPFFAMIPFYLLLVLVSLSFYEPKLNRNLTPKNSIFNSMGLIKEAIFHNKEIRWLICYSAVITSATGVAYWLYQPYFELSGLKIVYFGLVFAAFNLISAVSAKYSHVIEEKLGRKASLVSLFVLTSLCYLLMGKIVFIFGFVIAFIMQFVDGFSSVVISDYIHKETDSSVRATTFSVKGFIEHIFYALMAPLVGWVVDVYTLPQALIVMGVIVGVVGFIFIGVRTFSSKNELINGV